The Oncorhynchus kisutch isolate 150728-3 linkage group LG20, Okis_V2, whole genome shotgun sequence genome has a segment encoding these proteins:
- the ormdl3 gene encoding ORM1-like protein 3 isoform X1, with protein sequence MNVGTAHSEVNPNTRVMNSRGIWLSYLLGIGLLHVILLSIPFASVPVVWTLTNLIHNLCMYLLLHLVKGTPFETPDQSKARFYTYWEQMDYGVQFTASRKFLTITPIVLYILTSFYTKYDRAHFVVNTVSLMTVLIPKLPQLHGVRIFGINKY encoded by the exons ATGAACGTGGGCACGGCACACAGCGAGGTGAACCCCAACACACGGGTAATGAACAGCCGGGGCATCTGGCTCTCCTACCTCCTGGGCATCGGCCTGCTGCATGTCATCCTGCTCAGCATCCCCTTCGCCAGTGTGCCCGTGGTCTGGACGCTCACCAACCTCATACACAACCTG tgcaTGTACCTGTTGTTACACTTGGTGAAAGGAACCCCGTTTGAAACTCCGGACCAGAGCAAGGCTCGCTTCTACACATACTGGGAGCAGATGGACTATGGTGTACAGTTCACTGCCTCACGCAAGTTCCTCACCATCACTCCTATCGTCCT CTACATCCTCACCAGCTTCTACACCAAGTATGACCGGGCCCACTTTGTGGTCAACACGGTCTCCCTGATGACCGTGCTCATTCCCAAGCTCCCCCAGCTTCACGGAGTTCGGATCTTTGGCATTAACAAGTACTGA
- the ormdl3 gene encoding ORM1-like protein 3 isoform X2, whose protein sequence is MNVGTAHSEVNPNTRVMNSRGIWLSYLLGIGLLHVILLSIPFASVPVVWTLTNLIHNLCMYLLLHLVKGTPFETPDQSKARFYTYWEQMDYGVQFTASRKFLTITPIVL, encoded by the exons ATGAACGTGGGCACGGCACACAGCGAGGTGAACCCCAACACACGGGTAATGAACAGCCGGGGCATCTGGCTCTCCTACCTCCTGGGCATCGGCCTGCTGCATGTCATCCTGCTCAGCATCCCCTTCGCCAGTGTGCCCGTGGTCTGGACGCTCACCAACCTCATACACAACCTG tgcaTGTACCTGTTGTTACACTTGGTGAAAGGAACCCCGTTTGAAACTCCGGACCAGAGCAAGGCTCGCTTCTACACATACTGGGAGCAGATGGACTATGGTGTACAGTTCACTGCCTCACGCAAGTTCCTCACCATCACTCCTATCGTCCTGTAA